In a genomic window of Gloeocapsopsis dulcis:
- a CDS encoding acetolactate synthase large subunit produces MNTAELLVQCLENEGVRYVFGLPGEENLHVLEALKNSSIQFITTRHEQGAAFMADVYGRLTGKAGVCLSTLGPGATNLMTGVADANLDGAPLVAITGQVGTDQMHIEAHQYLDLVAMFAPVTKWNTQIVRPSNTPEIVRKAFKRSQSEKPGAVHIDLPENIAAMSATGNPLKTDKLERTYAAFHSITEAATVISQAKNPIILVGNGAIRADASEAVTEFATQLNIPVANTFMGKGVIPYKHPLALWSVGLQQRDYINCGFDNTDLVIAIGYDLIEYSPKKWNPDGKIPIIHIGETPSEIDSSYIPVVEVVGDISDSLYEILKRADRDEQPDPYALELRSDIRADYEQYATDDGFPIKPQKLIYDLRQVMGPEDIVISDVGAHKMWIARHYHCDRPNTCLISNGFAAMGIAIPGAVAAKLVYPNRKVVAATGDGGFMMNCQELETALRVGTPFVTLIFNDGGYGLIEWKQRNQFGTSSFVHFGNPDFVKLAESMGLKGYRVESTTDFIPILKTALAQDVPTVIDCPVDYQENYRFTQRSGDLNCIV; encoded by the coding sequence ATGAACACAGCAGAATTATTAGTGCAATGCCTAGAAAATGAAGGCGTGCGCTACGTTTTTGGCTTGCCAGGAGAAGAAAATTTACACGTCCTTGAAGCACTCAAAAATTCTTCGATTCAATTTATTACCACGCGGCACGAACAAGGTGCAGCGTTCATGGCAGACGTCTACGGACGCCTAACGGGAAAAGCGGGGGTGTGTCTTTCGACATTAGGTCCTGGGGCGACAAATCTGATGACTGGAGTCGCCGATGCAAACTTAGACGGTGCGCCATTAGTAGCAATTACCGGACAAGTGGGAACAGATCAAATGCACATCGAAGCCCACCAGTATTTAGATTTGGTGGCAATGTTTGCTCCTGTGACAAAGTGGAATACTCAAATTGTCCGTCCTAGTAATACCCCAGAAATTGTCAGAAAAGCTTTTAAGCGATCGCAAAGTGAAAAACCTGGTGCGGTTCATATTGATTTACCCGAAAATATTGCCGCAATGTCCGCTACAGGTAATCCTTTAAAAACCGATAAGTTAGAAAGGACGTATGCGGCGTTTCACAGCATTACTGAAGCAGCAACCGTGATTTCACAAGCCAAGAACCCAATTATTCTTGTTGGTAATGGGGCAATTCGGGCAGATGCGAGTGAAGCTGTAACTGAATTTGCAACACAACTGAATATTCCTGTTGCCAATACATTTATGGGAAAAGGTGTGATTCCTTATAAACATCCATTGGCTTTATGGTCAGTTGGATTGCAACAACGCGATTATATTAATTGTGGTTTTGATAATACTGATTTAGTTATTGCAATTGGTTATGACTTAATTGAGTATTCCCCAAAAAAATGGAATCCTGATGGTAAAATTCCCATTATTCATATTGGAGAAACTCCCTCAGAAATTGATAGTAGTTATATTCCTGTTGTTGAAGTTGTTGGTGATATTTCGGATTCGTTATACGAAATTTTAAAAAGAGCAGATCGCGACGAACAGCCCGATCCTTATGCTTTGGAATTACGCTCAGATATTCGCGCAGATTATGAGCAATATGCTACTGATGATGGGTTTCCCATTAAACCACAAAAACTGATTTATGACTTGCGACAGGTAATGGGACCTGAAGATATTGTGATTTCTGATGTCGGAGCGCATAAAATGTGGATTGCCCGACATTATCATTGCGATCGCCCAAATACTTGTTTAATTTCTAATGGCTTTGCCGCAATGGGAATTGCCATTCCTGGGGCAGTAGCGGCAAAATTAGTTTATCCTAACCGGAAAGTTGTTGCTGCAACTGGTGATGGCGGTTTTATGATGAATTGCCAGGAATTAGAAACTGCATTGCGGGTTGGTACGCCATTCGTTACGTTAATTTTTAATGATGGCGGTTATGGCTTAATTGAGTGGAAGCAACGTAACCAGTTTGGAACATCTTCTTTTGTCCATTTTGGTAATCCTGATTTTGTGAAATTAGCTGAAAGTATGGGACTAAAAGGCTATCGTGTTGAATCAACAACCGATTTTATTCCTATTTTGAAAACAGCTTTAGCTCAGGATGTACCTACAGTGATTGATTGTCCAGTTGACTATCAAGAAAACTATCGGTTTACGCAACGGTCAGGTGATTTGAATTGTATTGTGTAA
- a CDS encoding NAD-dependent succinate-semialdehyde dehydrogenase — translation MGIATINPATGETLKTFQPLTDAEIAAKLEQAQTAFAQYRWLSIAERSHFMQAAADILDQQKAEYAKLMTLEMGKPLQGAIAEVEKCALVCRYYAEHAADFLTDVGVKTDASRSFIRYQPLGIILAVMPWNFPFWQVFRFAAPALMAGNVGLLKHASNVPQCALAIQEIIQRAGFPTGVFQTLLVGADKVPALIADERVKAATLTGSEPAGASLAVAAGKQIKKTVLELGGSDPFIVLASADIETAAKTATTARMLNNGQSCIAAKRFIVEEAIADKFEKLFIEKFQALKVGDPMDLNTNIGPLATPGILQDLDQQVQNCIASGAKVLVGGKPLSRHGNYYPPTILSEIPAGSAAYNEEFFGPVALLFRVPDIDAAIELANSTPFGLGASAWTTDEHQRDRLISELEAGAVFINGLVKSDPRMPFGGIKRSGYGRELGIQGIHEFVNVKTVWVK, via the coding sequence ATGGGTATCGCTACAATTAATCCCGCAACAGGGGAAACGCTGAAAACGTTTCAGCCGCTGACCGATGCCGAAATTGCAGCCAAACTGGAACAAGCACAAACAGCATTTGCACAATATCGTTGGTTATCAATTGCAGAGCGATCGCATTTTATGCAAGCTGCAGCAGATATTCTCGACCAACAAAAAGCCGAATATGCTAAATTAATGACCCTAGAAATGGGGAAACCATTACAAGGTGCCATCGCCGAAGTTGAAAAGTGTGCTTTAGTATGTCGTTACTATGCAGAACACGCAGCGGATTTTCTCACAGATGTCGGCGTTAAAACTGATGCAAGTCGCAGTTTCATCCGCTATCAACCATTAGGGATTATTCTAGCAGTTATGCCGTGGAATTTTCCCTTTTGGCAGGTTTTTCGATTTGCTGCACCTGCCCTCATGGCAGGCAACGTTGGCTTACTCAAGCACGCTTCTAATGTACCGCAATGCGCGTTAGCAATTCAAGAAATTATCCAAAGAGCGGGTTTCCCCACAGGAGTCTTTCAAACTTTGTTAGTAGGTGCTGACAAAGTACCCGCGTTAATTGCCGATGAACGAGTCAAAGCAGCAACTTTAACGGGAAGCGAACCCGCAGGCGCAAGTTTAGCAGTAGCTGCTGGAAAACAGATCAAAAAAACAGTACTCGAGTTAGGCGGAAGCGATCCATTTATTGTGTTAGCAAGTGCTGACATTGAGACAGCTGCTAAAACAGCAACAACAGCCCGAATGCTTAATAATGGTCAATCGTGTATTGCTGCCAAACGCTTCATTGTTGAAGAAGCGATCGCTGACAAATTTGAGAAACTGTTCATAGAAAAGTTCCAAGCGCTGAAAGTAGGCGATCCGATGGATCTCAACACAAATATTGGACCATTAGCAACACCAGGAATTCTGCAAGATTTAGATCAGCAAGTCCAAAATTGCATCGCCAGTGGGGCGAAAGTGCTAGTGGGTGGCAAACCATTATCACGCCATGGAAACTACTATCCCCCAACGATTTTGAGTGAGATTCCTGCAGGTTCAGCAGCATACAACGAAGAATTTTTTGGTCCTGTAGCACTGTTATTTCGCGTTCCTGATATCGATGCCGCAATTGAGTTAGCGAATAGCACACCTTTTGGGTTAGGTGCAAGTGCATGGACTACAGACGAACACCAGCGCGATCGGTTAATTTCAGAACTAGAAGCTGGAGCAGTTTTCATCAACGGTTTAGTTAAATCTGATCCGCGTATGCCTTTTGGCGGAATTAAGCGTTCTGGCTATGGCAGGGAATTAGGAATTCAAGGCATACATGAGTTCGTCAATGTTAAAACAGTGTGGGTGAAGTAG